In Sphingomonas sp. Leaf357, a single genomic region encodes these proteins:
- the pepN gene encoding aminopeptidase N, with amino-acid sequence MLDIQTAAPSSLAGPHVTRRADYTPPDWQVPAIALDFALDASATQVRATLNVVRGDVHDRPLVLDGGGQTPLSVKVDGVAVNDWRLEQGALVIPLTGSSHVIETEVEIAPDRNTQLMGLYASGGNLCTQCEAEGFRRITFFPDRPDVLSTYKVRMAADRQRYPVLLANGDPVAAGDLGDGRHWAEWHDPFPKPCYLFALVAGDLVANTATFTTRSGRDVALAIWVRAADLAKTEHALAALQTAMKWDEDVYGREYDLDVFNIVAVDDFNFGAMENKGLNIFNSRYILADADTATDYDFDAIAAVVAHEYFHNWSGNRITCRDWFQLSLKEGFTVFRDQGFSADQGSAAVKRIEDVRGLRAAQFPEDSGPLAHPIRPDEYQEISNFYTATIYNKGAEVIRMIATILGPERFRAGSDLYFDRFDGTAATCEDFVASMEAGSGADLSQFRLWYSQAGTPRVTAALSHEAGGARATLTLTQRVPPTPGQPDKQPMVLPLRLKLFGAETAGTLVPERLVLLDGASERIVFEGIGERPVLSINRGFSAPIVLETDRTPADLAFLSAHDDDPFARYEAMQQLMLDTLVEGAATGRADHKAVIAAVANTLDDAALDPAFIAEAVLLPSDSFIGDQMMLVDPEAIFRAREALRRDLGRALDARWRAVYEGARADRFVYSPAAKGLRRLKTVALGYIAASGAADAAALAFKQFEAADNMTDRQGALATLVAGDSPERIAALDIFYNRYSDNALVLDKWFQTQALSARDDTLAQVEALSRHRDFTLANPNRARSLIGAFSVNQRAFNAASGAGYRFVADQLIALDKLNPQTAAKLIPPLGRWRRFGEARAALMRGELERIVATPGLSKDMFEQASKSLAG; translated from the coding sequence ATGCTCGACATACAGACCGCCGCTCCATCGTCCCTGGCAGGCCCGCACGTCACCCGCCGCGCGGACTATACCCCGCCCGACTGGCAGGTGCCCGCGATCGCGCTCGATTTCGCGCTGGACGCGTCCGCCACGCAGGTTCGCGCGACGCTGAACGTCGTGCGCGGCGATGTGCACGATCGTCCCTTGGTGCTCGACGGCGGCGGGCAGACGCCGCTATCGGTCAAGGTCGACGGCGTCGCGGTCAACGATTGGCGGCTGGAGCAGGGCGCTCTGGTCATTCCGCTGACCGGTTCCAGCCATGTGATCGAAACCGAGGTGGAGATCGCGCCCGATCGCAATACGCAGTTGATGGGGCTGTATGCCTCGGGTGGCAATCTCTGCACGCAATGCGAGGCGGAAGGCTTCCGGCGCATCACCTTCTTCCCTGATCGCCCCGACGTGCTCAGCACCTACAAGGTGCGCATGGCGGCGGATCGACAGCGGTATCCGGTGCTGCTCGCCAATGGCGATCCGGTCGCGGCGGGGGATCTGGGGGACGGGCGGCACTGGGCGGAGTGGCACGATCCGTTTCCCAAGCCGTGCTATCTTTTCGCATTGGTCGCGGGCGATCTCGTCGCCAACACCGCGACCTTCACGACGCGGTCGGGCCGCGACGTCGCGCTCGCCATCTGGGTGCGCGCCGCCGATCTGGCCAAGACCGAGCATGCGCTCGCCGCGCTGCAGACCGCGATGAAATGGGACGAGGACGTCTATGGCCGCGAATATGATCTCGACGTGTTCAACATCGTCGCGGTGGACGATTTCAACTTCGGCGCGATGGAGAATAAGGGGCTGAACATCTTCAACAGCCGCTACATCCTGGCCGATGCGGATACCGCGACGGATTACGATTTCGATGCGATCGCCGCCGTCGTCGCGCACGAATATTTCCACAATTGGTCGGGCAACCGGATCACCTGTCGCGACTGGTTCCAACTGTCGTTGAAGGAGGGCTTCACCGTCTTCCGCGACCAGGGCTTCTCCGCCGATCAGGGCAGCGCCGCGGTCAAGCGGATCGAGGATGTGCGGGGCCTGCGCGCGGCGCAATTCCCCGAGGATTCGGGGCCGCTGGCGCATCCGATCCGCCCGGACGAATATCAGGAGATCTCGAACTTCTACACCGCCACGATCTACAACAAGGGCGCCGAGGTGATCCGCATGATCGCCACGATCCTGGGGCCGGAGCGCTTCCGCGCCGGATCGGACCTGTATTTCGATCGCTTCGACGGCACGGCGGCGACATGCGAGGATTTCGTCGCGTCGATGGAGGCGGGCAGCGGCGCGGACCTGTCGCAATTCCGCTTATGGTATTCGCAGGCCGGCACGCCGCGCGTCACCGCCGCGCTTTCGCACGAAGCGGGCGGCGCGCGCGCCACGCTGACGCTCACGCAACGCGTACCGCCGACGCCCGGCCAGCCGGACAAGCAGCCGATGGTGCTGCCCTTGCGCCTCAAGCTGTTCGGCGCGGAAACGGCGGGCACGCTGGTGCCGGAACGCCTTGTGCTGCTCGACGGCGCAAGCGAACGGATCGTGTTCGAAGGCATCGGCGAACGCCCGGTCCTGTCGATCAATCGCGGCTTCTCCGCGCCGATCGTGCTGGAAACGGATCGCACGCCGGCCGATCTCGCCTTCCTCAGCGCGCACGACGACGATCCGTTCGCGCGCTACGAGGCGATGCAGCAACTCATGCTCGACACTCTGGTCGAGGGCGCGGCCACTGGCCGGGCCGATCACAAGGCGGTGATCGCTGCGGTCGCCAACACGCTGGACGATGCCGCGCTCGATCCCGCGTTCATCGCTGAGGCGGTGCTGCTGCCGTCGGACAGCTTCATCGGCGACCAGATGATGCTGGTCGATCCCGAGGCGATCTTCCGTGCACGCGAAGCGTTGCGCCGCGATCTCGGCCGCGCGCTCGATGCGCGCTGGCGCGCGGTGTACGAAGGCGCGCGGGCGGACCGGTTCGTCTATTCCCCTGCGGCCAAGGGCCTGCGTCGGCTGAAGACGGTGGCGCTCGGCTATATCGCGGCGAGCGGCGCGGCGGATGCGGCGGCGCTCGCGTTTAAGCAGTTCGAGGCGGCGGACAACATGACCGATCGGCAGGGTGCGCTGGCGACGTTGGTCGCCGGGGATTCGCCGGAGCGGATCGCGGCGCTCGACATCTTCTACAATCGCTATTCGGACAATGCGCTGGTGCTCGACAAATGGTTCCAGACCCAGGCGCTGTCGGCGCGCGACGACACGCTGGCGCAGGTCGAGGCGCTGTCGCGCCACCGCGATTTCACGCTCGCCAACCCCAACCGCGCGCGCTCGCTGATCGGCGCGTTCAGCGTCAACCAGCGCGCATTCAACGCCGCGAGCGGGGCGGGCTATCGCTTCGTCGCGGACCAGCTGATCGCGCTCGACAAGCTCAACCCGCAGACCGCGGCGAAACTCATCCCGCCGCTCGGACGCTGGCGCCGCTTCGGCGAGGCACGGGCGGCGCTGATGCGCGGCGAACTGGAGCGGATCGTAGCGACGCCGGGCCTGTCGAAGGACAT